A window from Nothobranchius furzeri strain GRZ-AD chromosome 17, NfurGRZ-RIMD1, whole genome shotgun sequence encodes these proteins:
- the LOC107393557 gene encoding poly [ADP-ribose] polymerase tankyrase-1 isoform X2: MAVSRRSSQQQSTLQSPPRNNALSGASPASPPMALLSPSVGISENERECNGGIEMALASPDLPVPILASSASSTTTTSGGGSSISSPGSGVTSPSDGSSGVGGAFRELFEACRNGDVSRVKRLVDSVNVNAKDMAGRKSTPLHFAAGFGRKDVVEHLLQTGANVHARDDGGLIPLHNACSFGHAEVVSLLLCQGADPNARDNWNYTPLHEAAIKGKIDVCIVLLQHGADPNIRNTDGKSALDLADPSAKAVLTGEYKKDELLEAARSGNEEKLMALLTPLNVNCHASDGRKSTPLHLAAGYNRVRIVQLLLQHGADVHAKDKGGLVPLHNACSYGHYEVTELLLKHGACVNAMDLWQFTPLHEAASKNRVEVCSLLLSHGADPTLLNCHSKSAVDMAPTPELKERLTYEFKGHSLLQAAREADMTKVKKTLALEIIGFKHPQTNETALHCAVASPHPKRKQVTELLLRKGANINEKNKDFMTPLHVAAERAHNDILEVLQKHGAKVNAADTLGQTALHRAALAGHIQTCKLLLSYGADPSIVSLQGFTAAQMGNEAVQQILNENVPTRNSDVDYRFLEAAKAGDLDTVQQLCTPQNVNCRDLEGRHSTPLHFAAGYNRVAVVEYLLHHGADVHAKDKGGLVPLHNACSYGHYEVAELLVRHGASVNVADLWKFTPLHEAAAKGKYEICKLLLKHGADPTKKNRDGNIPLDMVKDGDTDIQDLLRGDAALLDAAKKGCLARVQKLCSPENINCRDAQGRNSTPLHLAAGYNNLEVAEYLLEHGADVNAQDKGGLIPLHNAASYGHVDIAALLIKYNTCVNATDKWAFTPLHEAAQKGRTQLCALLLAHGADPTMKNQEGQTALDLATADDIRALLMDAMPPDALPSCFKPQATVVSASVISPASTPSCLSAASSIDNLAGPLTELVAAAAATSGPSGVADGATGTDRKEGEMAVLDMNISQFLKSLGLEHLRDIFEREQITLDVLADMGHEELKEIGINAYGHRHKLIKGIERLLGGQSGGNPYLTFHCANQGTILIDLAPDDKEYQSVEEEMQSTIREHRDGGNAGGVFSRYNIIKIQKVVNKKLRERYTHRQKEIADENHNHHNERMLFHGSPFINAIIHKGFDERHAYIGGMFGAGIYFAENSSKSNQYVYGIGGGTGCPTHKDRSCYLCHRQMLFCRVTLGKSFLQFSAMKMAHAPPGHHSVIGRPSVNGLAYAEYVIYRGEQAYPEYLITYQILKPESTALSAAGAEQKS, from the exons CCCCGGACCTACCAGTCCCGATCCTGGCGAGCAGCGCGAGCTCCACCACGACAACCTCAGGCGGAGGCAGCAGCATCTCGAGCCCCGGCTCTGGTGTGACCAGCCCCAGCGACGGTAGCAGCGGCGTCGGTGGCGCGTTCAGAGAATTGTTCGAAGCCTGTCGAAATGGTGATGTGTCCCGTGTTAAAAGACTCGTGGATTCGGTGAATGTAAACGCGAAGGACATGGCTGGCCGAAAATCCACTCCGCTTCATTTCGCTGCGG GCTTTGGTAGAAAAGATGTGGTGGAACACCTCCTGCAGACAGGGGCTAATGTTCATGCCAGGGATGATGGAGGTCTCATTCCTCTACACAATGCGTGCTCTTTTGGCCACGCAGAGGTCGTCAGCCTCCTCTTGTGTCAAGGTGCCGATCCAAATGCCAGAGACAACTGGAACTACACTCCATTACACGAGGCTGCCATCAAGGGAAAGATAGATGTCTGCATTG TATTACTTCAGCATGGTGCTGATCCAAACATCCGTAACACAGATGGTAAATCGGCTCTGGATCTTGCTGACCCTTCAGCCAAGGCGGTCCTCACAG gAGAATATAAGAAGGATGAACTCCTTGAAGCAGCaag GAGTGGAAATGAAGAAAAACTGATGGCACTGCTGACTCCATTAAATGTCAACTGTCATGCCAGTGATGGTCGTAAG TCCACTCCCCTCCACCTGGCTGCGGGCTACAACCGGGTCCGCATTGTTCAGCTGCTGCTCCAACATGGCGCTGATGTTCACGCCAAGGACAAGGG CGGCCTGGTTCCTCTTCACAACGCCTGCTCATATGGACACTATGAAGTCACCGAGCTTCTGCTCAAA CATGGAGCCTGTGTGAACGCCATGGACTTGTGGCAGTTCACGCCTCTTCACGAGGCGGCGTCCAAGAACCGAGTGGAGGTCTGTTCCCTGCTCCTGAGCCACGGGGCAGACCCAACCCTGCTAAATTGTCACAGTAAGAGCGCTGTGGACATGGCCCCCACTCCAGAGCTGAAAGAGAGGCTCACCT ATGAGTTCAAAGGTCACTCATTGCTGCAGGCTGCCCGTGAAGCTGACATGACCAAAGTTAAGAAGACATTGGCTCTGGAGATCATCGGCTTCAAACATCCTCAAACCAATGAGACTGCTCTG CACTGTGCTGTGGCGTCCCCCCACCCCAAGAGGAAACAGGTGACTGAGCTGCTGCTTCGTAAAGGTGCCAACATcaatgagaaaaacaaaga CTTCATGACTCCCCTACACGTTGCTGCGGAAAGAGCTCACAATGACATCCTGGAGGTGCTGCAGAAACACGGAGCCAAG GTGAATGCTGCAGACACACTGGGGCAGACGGCTCTTCACCGAGCAGCGCTGGCGGGTCACATCCAGACCTGCAAGTTGCTGCTGAGCTACGGGGCAGACCCCTCCATTGTGTCCCTGCAGGGCTTCACTGCAGCGCAGATGGGCAACGAGGCTGTGCAACAAATTCTTAATG AAAATGTTCCCACTCGTAATTCTGATGTAGACTACAGATTTCTGGAAGCTGCCAAAGCAGGAGACCTGGACACAGTTCAG CAACTTTGCACCCCCCAGAACGTAAACTGCCGGGACTTGGAGGGCCGTCACTCCACTCCTCTCCACTTTGCAGCAGGTTACAATCGAGTGGCCGTTGTTGAGTATCTGCTCCACCATGGAGCTGATGTTCACGCCAAAGACAAGGG AGGTCTGGTCCCCCTCCATAACGCCTGCTCTTATGGTCACTACGAAGTGGCTGAGCTACTGGTCAGGCATGGAGCTTCAGTCAATGTGGCCGACCTCTGGAAGTTCACACCACTTCATGAGGCTGCAGCCAAAGGGAAATACGAGATCTGCAAACTTCTTCTCAAA CACGGAGCGGACCCCACCAAGAAGAACCGTGATGGCAACATTCCCCTGGACATGGTGAAAGACGGAGACACAGACATCCAGGACCTGCTGCGGGGGGACGCCGCCCTGCTGGACGCTGCCAAAAAGGGCTGCCTGGCCAGAGTGCAGAAACTTTGCTCCCCAGAAAATATCAACTGCAGAGATGCTCAGGGGCGAAACTCCACACCGCTCCACCTAGCAG CCGGCTACAACAACCTGGAGGTAGCGGAGTATCTGTTGGAGCACGGGGCTGATGTCAACGCCCAGGACAAGGGGGGCCTTATCCCTCTTCATAATGCCGCTTCTTATGGG CATGTAGACATCGCAGCTCTGCTGATCAAGTACAACACGTGTGTGAATGCCACAGACAAATGGGCTTTCACGCCCCTCCACGAGGCGGCCCAGAAGGGTCGGACACAGCTGTGTGCGCTGCTGCTGGCCCATGGAGCTGACCCCACTATGAAGAACCAAGAAGGCCAGACTGCTCTGGACCTGGCTACG GCCGATGATATCAGAGCCCTACTGATGGACGCCATGCCACCAGACGCGTTGCCCAGCTGCTTCAAGCCGCAGGCCACAGTggtcagcgcctccgtcatctccCCCGCCTCCACACCATCCTGTCTGTCAGCAGCCAGCAGCATAGACAACCTGGCTGGGCCGCTCACTGAGCTGGTTGCTGCTGCCGCCGCCACTTCTGGACCCTCTGGTGTGGCGGACGGAGCCACAGGCACTGACCGCAAGGAAGGAGAAA TGGCAGTTCTGGACATGAACATCAGTCAGTTCCTAAAGAGTCTGGGTCTTGAGCACCTGAGGGACATCTTTGAAAGGGAACAG ATCACACTAGATGTTCTGGCTGACATGGGCCACGAGGAGCTGAAGGAGATTGGGATTAACGCGTATGGCCACCGACACAAACTGATCAAGGGTATTGAAAGGCTGCTGGGGGGACAGTCAG GTGGCAACCCGTATCTGACGTTCCACTGTGCCAACCAGGGCACCATCCTGATAGACCTGGCCCCTGACGACAAAGAGTACCAGTCTGTAGAGGAGGAG aTGCAGAGCACCATTAGGGAACACAGAGATGGAGGCAATGCGGGTGGCGTCTTCAGCCGATACAATATCATCAAG ATTCAGAAGGTTGTAAATAAGAAGCTGAGGGAGCGTTACACCCACAGGCAGAAGGAGATCGCTGATGAGAACCATAACCATCACAATGAGCGCATGTTGTTTCATG GATCTCCTTTCATCAACGCCATCATTCACAAAGGTTTTGATGAACGTCACGCGTACATCGGAGGGATGTTTGGAGCAGGAATTTACTTTGCGGAAAACTCTTCAAAGAGCAATCAGTACGTCTATGGTATCGGCGGAGGCACAGGATGCCCAACGCACAAAGACCGATCCTGCTACCTGTGCCATAG ACAAATGCTATTCTGCCGAGTGACTTTGGGGAAGTCTTTCCTACAGTTTAGTGCCATGAAGATGGCCCATGCCCCTCCAGGGCATCACTCGGTGATTGGGCGGCCCAGTGTTAACGGTTTAGCTTATGCTGAGTATGTCATCTACAGAGGAGAGCAG GCCTACCCAGAGTACCTCATCACCTACCAGATCCTTAAACCCGAGAGCACGGCCCTATCTGCAGCAGGAGCTGAACAGAAGTCATAG
- the LOC107393557 gene encoding poly [ADP-ribose] polymerase tankyrase-1 isoform X1 yields MAVSRRSSQQQSTLQSPPRNNALSGASPASPPMALLSPSVGISENERECNGGIEMALASPDLPVPILASSASSTTTTSGGGSSISSPGSGVTSPSDGSSGVGGAFRELFEACRNGDVSRVKRLVDSVNVNAKDMAGRKSTPLHFAAGFGRKDVVEHLLQTGANVHARDDGGLIPLHNACSFGHAEVVSLLLCQGADPNARDNWNYTPLHEAAIKGKIDVCIVLLQHGADPNIRNTDGKSALDLADPSAKAVLTGEYKKDELLEAARSGNEEKLMALLTPLNVNCHASDGRKSTSQKMLSTPLHLAAGYNRVRIVQLLLQHGADVHAKDKGGLVPLHNACSYGHYEVTELLLKHGACVNAMDLWQFTPLHEAASKNRVEVCSLLLSHGADPTLLNCHSKSAVDMAPTPELKERLTYEFKGHSLLQAAREADMTKVKKTLALEIIGFKHPQTNETALHCAVASPHPKRKQVTELLLRKGANINEKNKDFMTPLHVAAERAHNDILEVLQKHGAKVNAADTLGQTALHRAALAGHIQTCKLLLSYGADPSIVSLQGFTAAQMGNEAVQQILNENVPTRNSDVDYRFLEAAKAGDLDTVQQLCTPQNVNCRDLEGRHSTPLHFAAGYNRVAVVEYLLHHGADVHAKDKGGLVPLHNACSYGHYEVAELLVRHGASVNVADLWKFTPLHEAAAKGKYEICKLLLKHGADPTKKNRDGNIPLDMVKDGDTDIQDLLRGDAALLDAAKKGCLARVQKLCSPENINCRDAQGRNSTPLHLAAGYNNLEVAEYLLEHGADVNAQDKGGLIPLHNAASYGHVDIAALLIKYNTCVNATDKWAFTPLHEAAQKGRTQLCALLLAHGADPTMKNQEGQTALDLATADDIRALLMDAMPPDALPSCFKPQATVVSASVISPASTPSCLSAASSIDNLAGPLTELVAAAAATSGPSGVADGATGTDRKEGEMAVLDMNISQFLKSLGLEHLRDIFEREQITLDVLADMGHEELKEIGINAYGHRHKLIKGIERLLGGQSGGNPYLTFHCANQGTILIDLAPDDKEYQSVEEEMQSTIREHRDGGNAGGVFSRYNIIKIQKVVNKKLRERYTHRQKEIADENHNHHNERMLFHGSPFINAIIHKGFDERHAYIGGMFGAGIYFAENSSKSNQYVYGIGGGTGCPTHKDRSCYLCHRQMLFCRVTLGKSFLQFSAMKMAHAPPGHHSVIGRPSVNGLAYAEYVIYRGEQAYPEYLITYQILKPESTALSAAGAEQKS; encoded by the exons CCCCGGACCTACCAGTCCCGATCCTGGCGAGCAGCGCGAGCTCCACCACGACAACCTCAGGCGGAGGCAGCAGCATCTCGAGCCCCGGCTCTGGTGTGACCAGCCCCAGCGACGGTAGCAGCGGCGTCGGTGGCGCGTTCAGAGAATTGTTCGAAGCCTGTCGAAATGGTGATGTGTCCCGTGTTAAAAGACTCGTGGATTCGGTGAATGTAAACGCGAAGGACATGGCTGGCCGAAAATCCACTCCGCTTCATTTCGCTGCGG GCTTTGGTAGAAAAGATGTGGTGGAACACCTCCTGCAGACAGGGGCTAATGTTCATGCCAGGGATGATGGAGGTCTCATTCCTCTACACAATGCGTGCTCTTTTGGCCACGCAGAGGTCGTCAGCCTCCTCTTGTGTCAAGGTGCCGATCCAAATGCCAGAGACAACTGGAACTACACTCCATTACACGAGGCTGCCATCAAGGGAAAGATAGATGTCTGCATTG TATTACTTCAGCATGGTGCTGATCCAAACATCCGTAACACAGATGGTAAATCGGCTCTGGATCTTGCTGACCCTTCAGCCAAGGCGGTCCTCACAG gAGAATATAAGAAGGATGAACTCCTTGAAGCAGCaag GAGTGGAAATGAAGAAAAACTGATGGCACTGCTGACTCCATTAAATGTCAACTGTCATGCCAGTGATGGTCGTAAG TCAACCTCACAAAAAATGCTG TCCACTCCCCTCCACCTGGCTGCGGGCTACAACCGGGTCCGCATTGTTCAGCTGCTGCTCCAACATGGCGCTGATGTTCACGCCAAGGACAAGGG CGGCCTGGTTCCTCTTCACAACGCCTGCTCATATGGACACTATGAAGTCACCGAGCTTCTGCTCAAA CATGGAGCCTGTGTGAACGCCATGGACTTGTGGCAGTTCACGCCTCTTCACGAGGCGGCGTCCAAGAACCGAGTGGAGGTCTGTTCCCTGCTCCTGAGCCACGGGGCAGACCCAACCCTGCTAAATTGTCACAGTAAGAGCGCTGTGGACATGGCCCCCACTCCAGAGCTGAAAGAGAGGCTCACCT ATGAGTTCAAAGGTCACTCATTGCTGCAGGCTGCCCGTGAAGCTGACATGACCAAAGTTAAGAAGACATTGGCTCTGGAGATCATCGGCTTCAAACATCCTCAAACCAATGAGACTGCTCTG CACTGTGCTGTGGCGTCCCCCCACCCCAAGAGGAAACAGGTGACTGAGCTGCTGCTTCGTAAAGGTGCCAACATcaatgagaaaaacaaaga CTTCATGACTCCCCTACACGTTGCTGCGGAAAGAGCTCACAATGACATCCTGGAGGTGCTGCAGAAACACGGAGCCAAG GTGAATGCTGCAGACACACTGGGGCAGACGGCTCTTCACCGAGCAGCGCTGGCGGGTCACATCCAGACCTGCAAGTTGCTGCTGAGCTACGGGGCAGACCCCTCCATTGTGTCCCTGCAGGGCTTCACTGCAGCGCAGATGGGCAACGAGGCTGTGCAACAAATTCTTAATG AAAATGTTCCCACTCGTAATTCTGATGTAGACTACAGATTTCTGGAAGCTGCCAAAGCAGGAGACCTGGACACAGTTCAG CAACTTTGCACCCCCCAGAACGTAAACTGCCGGGACTTGGAGGGCCGTCACTCCACTCCTCTCCACTTTGCAGCAGGTTACAATCGAGTGGCCGTTGTTGAGTATCTGCTCCACCATGGAGCTGATGTTCACGCCAAAGACAAGGG AGGTCTGGTCCCCCTCCATAACGCCTGCTCTTATGGTCACTACGAAGTGGCTGAGCTACTGGTCAGGCATGGAGCTTCAGTCAATGTGGCCGACCTCTGGAAGTTCACACCACTTCATGAGGCTGCAGCCAAAGGGAAATACGAGATCTGCAAACTTCTTCTCAAA CACGGAGCGGACCCCACCAAGAAGAACCGTGATGGCAACATTCCCCTGGACATGGTGAAAGACGGAGACACAGACATCCAGGACCTGCTGCGGGGGGACGCCGCCCTGCTGGACGCTGCCAAAAAGGGCTGCCTGGCCAGAGTGCAGAAACTTTGCTCCCCAGAAAATATCAACTGCAGAGATGCTCAGGGGCGAAACTCCACACCGCTCCACCTAGCAG CCGGCTACAACAACCTGGAGGTAGCGGAGTATCTGTTGGAGCACGGGGCTGATGTCAACGCCCAGGACAAGGGGGGCCTTATCCCTCTTCATAATGCCGCTTCTTATGGG CATGTAGACATCGCAGCTCTGCTGATCAAGTACAACACGTGTGTGAATGCCACAGACAAATGGGCTTTCACGCCCCTCCACGAGGCGGCCCAGAAGGGTCGGACACAGCTGTGTGCGCTGCTGCTGGCCCATGGAGCTGACCCCACTATGAAGAACCAAGAAGGCCAGACTGCTCTGGACCTGGCTACG GCCGATGATATCAGAGCCCTACTGATGGACGCCATGCCACCAGACGCGTTGCCCAGCTGCTTCAAGCCGCAGGCCACAGTggtcagcgcctccgtcatctccCCCGCCTCCACACCATCCTGTCTGTCAGCAGCCAGCAGCATAGACAACCTGGCTGGGCCGCTCACTGAGCTGGTTGCTGCTGCCGCCGCCACTTCTGGACCCTCTGGTGTGGCGGACGGAGCCACAGGCACTGACCGCAAGGAAGGAGAAA TGGCAGTTCTGGACATGAACATCAGTCAGTTCCTAAAGAGTCTGGGTCTTGAGCACCTGAGGGACATCTTTGAAAGGGAACAG ATCACACTAGATGTTCTGGCTGACATGGGCCACGAGGAGCTGAAGGAGATTGGGATTAACGCGTATGGCCACCGACACAAACTGATCAAGGGTATTGAAAGGCTGCTGGGGGGACAGTCAG GTGGCAACCCGTATCTGACGTTCCACTGTGCCAACCAGGGCACCATCCTGATAGACCTGGCCCCTGACGACAAAGAGTACCAGTCTGTAGAGGAGGAG aTGCAGAGCACCATTAGGGAACACAGAGATGGAGGCAATGCGGGTGGCGTCTTCAGCCGATACAATATCATCAAG ATTCAGAAGGTTGTAAATAAGAAGCTGAGGGAGCGTTACACCCACAGGCAGAAGGAGATCGCTGATGAGAACCATAACCATCACAATGAGCGCATGTTGTTTCATG GATCTCCTTTCATCAACGCCATCATTCACAAAGGTTTTGATGAACGTCACGCGTACATCGGAGGGATGTTTGGAGCAGGAATTTACTTTGCGGAAAACTCTTCAAAGAGCAATCAGTACGTCTATGGTATCGGCGGAGGCACAGGATGCCCAACGCACAAAGACCGATCCTGCTACCTGTGCCATAG ACAAATGCTATTCTGCCGAGTGACTTTGGGGAAGTCTTTCCTACAGTTTAGTGCCATGAAGATGGCCCATGCCCCTCCAGGGCATCACTCGGTGATTGGGCGGCCCAGTGTTAACGGTTTAGCTTATGCTGAGTATGTCATCTACAGAGGAGAGCAG GCCTACCCAGAGTACCTCATCACCTACCAGATCCTTAAACCCGAGAGCACGGCCCTATCTGCAGCAGGAGCTGAACAGAAGTCATAG